A window of Candidatus Latescibacterota bacterium genomic DNA:
TTCGGAGGATGAATAATGTCTTCTTCCGGTTTAAGCTGCATTCGCACGGCTTCAAATGCACAGGAGGTGACACACAATCCACAACCAATACATTTCTCCTTATCGACCACCGCGATCCCCTCGTCAACTTTGATCGCCTTCATCTGACATCGCTTGATGCAAAGTCCACATCCCGTGCAAGTCTCGGGATCGATGACGGAAAAATAGTTCGCAGCTGCCACGGATTTCTCAATGCCGAATTCCGTGATCCCTCTTAAAATGCCGCAACAGCATCCGCAGCAATTACAGACGTAATAGAATCCTTCTTCGATATTAGTGACGCAATGGACCAGGCCAGCCTTTTCTGTATCATCCAGCATTTTCAGGGCTTCTTCTTTGGTGATATCCCGATCGCTCGGCGGTCTTTCAAAAGGAGTAAAATTCAGACAGACTTTCAGGGGAAGATCACATTTTCTCTCTTCCAGAAGATCCTGTTGTACCCGGCAGATACAGTCCCTCACACGAAACGATTTGTTTGCCATAATGACTTTTTTCACATCGTCGTACGGAAGGATCCAGTCTGTCTTTACGGAGCCCTGTGCGGGGACCACGCGGTGGATGGCCGGCTGAAACCTCATAAATTCAGCACCACCCTCATCCATGTAATCTTCCATCAGATGGGCCATTTCATGATCCATGCTCCATACCTGGGCTTCATAGATCCCGACAACGAATGGTGCCAGCCTGAAATGCCCGCCTCTTCCCCATACCGCTCCCTTGTTGGATAATTTATCCAGACGTTTAGTAGTCTCCTCTACGGTCAGGCCGACACGTTCCGCGATTCCTGATACAGGTTCTGCCTGGATAGTCATCTGTCCGGCAAGCCAGGCTTCTTCCTCTGTGAAGATCTTTCTAAGAAGCACCAGCTCTATCCCGGACTCCGTTCGAGGAAAAGCATTGGGAAGTTTGTTCAGGGCATCGGCCAGGGCACTATAATATTTCTCTATAGATTCAGGATTATCCTTAAAAGGCCCGAATTTTGGAATCATCAAGGCAAATCCGGCTGCTGCTGTCGTAGCCATGAATTCCCGGCGGTCCATAGGTATTTTCCTGGACGATCTGTGATCCATTTTATCCCCCTTTTAATAGATTCGATTGTGATGCTTTAAAAGAGTTCCGCGCCTCAGCATTCTAGATGCACTATACAGGAAC
This region includes:
- a CDS encoding 4Fe-4S binding protein, which codes for MDHRSSRKIPMDRREFMATTAAAGFALMIPKFGPFKDNPESIEKYYSALADALNKLPNAFPRTESGIELVLLRKIFTEEEAWLAGQMTIQAEPVSGIAERVGLTVEETTKRLDKLSNKGAVWGRGGHFRLAPFVVGIYEAQVWSMDHEMAHLMEDYMDEGGAEFMRFQPAIHRVVPAQGSVKTDWILPYDDVKKVIMANKSFRVRDCICRVQQDLLEERKCDLPLKVCLNFTPFERPPSDRDITKEEALKMLDDTEKAGLVHCVTNIEEGFYYVCNCCGCCCGILRGITEFGIEKSVAAANYFSVIDPETCTGCGLCIKRCQMKAIKVDEGIAVVDKEKCIGCGLCVTSCAFEAVRMQLKPEEDIIHPPKNFGIWEQDRLKNRGLI